The following is a genomic window from Theobroma cacao cultivar B97-61/B2 chromosome 10, Criollo_cocoa_genome_V2, whole genome shotgun sequence.
CTAAACTGAATTATTgcctataaaaaaaataaaaaatattgcaTATACCGCcaatttattatcattttactattaaataaaataactctatCAGGGTTTTAGATAAGGATTTAGGCAAGCAAAAAATGATGGAAATTTAAACGGACAAAGAGTAGGAAACAAGTGATTGACTAGGAACCCTCCGCCCTGGCCTCCGGTGGAAAAAAGGCTTGGGCGGTGGCACTTCAGAAAAGACTAAAAGCAATGGTCGGCGGAAATGGGCTGCTTGTGGGGCCAAACTAAGGGCTTGCGGCACAGACGCTCCTCCGCACTGCAGCGGCTCCACGTCcaataaaaaaagaacaaatggGCCCACCTTGGACCTCATAAATCAGACTCCTTCAGTTAATTTTCCCACCCCCCACCGGCCCATGCCTCTTTGAATTGGCCTAATCAAACTCATTGCACCACAGCAtaaatagaattttaatttaaatcaaaatgaaaaattgccAAAACTTATTGTATTTATTGCAAAAATACATATTTGTTTGTCTGATCATTTGCTTTTGAcacaggttttttttttaaaaaattttggctCATGTCACGAGAAAGAAACTTTAGATATCTCCGTCACACACATCAtcaaactaaaattatttattaataattttattaaatagagtTTATACCTTTTTTAATTGAGTGATGAGAAATGGTTTTGTATTACATAAATATGGTTTGAAAAAGATAGCACCCTGTTTGAATTTGTAGGCATATTCTATTTGGACATGGCAGGTTTAAAATAATCAGTTTGACTCTATGTATGTTACCATTCAATATGTACAAATTAAGTCTGCCCTTTAGGTGCATTCGACCCAATTAAAATAGCAAGAAGGTATAACTGAAATTCATGGAATAAGTGTtagataaattttgaaaattcagTCTTACCTAACTAAAAATCATGGTCCCTTTTGGTCATAAAGTCTGATTAagtacttttcttttcatttgtgTATATAAATTCCCATGGCAATTATCAACATTTCATTTATCTCTAGGTAATGGAGACCCTGTAGATTCTTTTTGATGTTTCCAAAGCTTAATGACTGGGAAAACCAAAATCATTTTAGACATTAACTCTGGCAATTCAGAGCTTTATTTCTATGATTGAGAGATAATGGGAGATGTAGTTTCCCTATGGTTTCAACTCAGGAAGACAGGAAAGATGTCCAAACTTAAAGCAGCCGACCTTTGCCTGTCATGTTTATCAAAGGCCAAGAATGAAATTGCCCATTGTTGAATATCTTGGTCTTACCCGAACAAACGTTTTTGCTTATGAATGAATTAGTGTATGTTTCTATCAACATTTTCTGCAACCTGAGTCTCCATTTTTGTTTGGTATATTATGGTGATGATCTTAATTCTGCTTCtgtcaaaagagaaaagaaaagagaggtcGTCCTTTTCTCCCATGGGGGGAAGCCTTAGTGGGTACCATCAGGACCAAATAATACTGAGTCACAACAATTTTCCAttatggagagagaaaatccAGGATTGTGGAGCAACATCCCATGCAGGGTTTGAAGACAGTGATGGAAATGAATCTGTCTGTCTGTCTGCTTTAGTTATCCTGACCCAACTTGAGTAACACAGAACAAGACAGATCCCCCCCATTCCTCCTGTCTGCTACAAAACACACATTTTGTGCTGCCCAATTCTCCCCCTGGGAGAATCCCATGTTTTCTTGTTTCCTAAATCATTTGTTTCCTCTCtccttttcaatttcaatgctCAATTGCCAAAATTATCAGATAAGAAATGTGTCTcataattttacattaaattaaAGCATAGAatgaacaatttaaaattttcttgctAGTTGTATATATAGTTGCAaccctatatatatatgtagctTGGACTTACTCTGGTTACTTGATCTACCATTGATTTGTAAATGTATCTGATCAGTCCTACAGCTTAATCTATTAAGCAAGAAGTATCTGAAGTTAAATTATGAACCCATAATTAGAAAATAACGGCTGGTTAGCTGTTCTAAATCATACTATAATAAATGGTCCTAATTAAGATGGCACCTAATTAGTGATCAATCATCTGTGATGATCAAGATCCTAATCGTTGACAGATGGATTGTATAATTATGATGATCATATAGAGATTAGTGTCATGAAAGCATCTTTATTATAAAGTAAAAGTAGATGTacccaaaacaaaaacaatataaaGTCAAGGGACAGGATGAAGAGCTTTTAGTGGCACAAAATCCATAGTGGGCAGGAAACTTTTTTTACCCAAAATAATACTCTTACCAAGCATACCTAACTAAGCATGGGTGTTTTCTTTGGAGGAAATTGTAACTTGCAAGCACCATCAAGTTACCaaacaaataaacaaagaagaaaagagtttCCCTTTGTATAATTGGATCAAGTTCCAGATATATATCAGTTTACTCCATATGACCGGATGGAGTAGGAGTATTTGGTTTGTGCTGAGACTTCCACTTAAAGAAAAGATTGAGGGTTGCACCAACCTGGAAAATCTCTGTAATATGGCCAAAAACCATGATGACAAGAGATTAACTGACCAAtaagattaaagaaaaattagagcCATACATCCAAGTTGCTTTAcctgaaagaaaagaagggcGGTGAGTAGCTTTCAGAAATACAGTGTGCCATCTTTAATTTGGTACAGTTGTCTCACATTGAGGCTATTCTAAAGGTTATTGGGTATCTGCTTTTTGTTTCATGCATAAGAAATCCAGGATGACCAAAGAAGCTTTTTCAATGTGAACAGTGATACGTGGTAAGCATGGGATACTTTTGAGAAATTTAATCAGCACTGTAGAGTAAGCATCCGGAAAAGATCACAGGTTGCTTTCTGGAATACCAATACACCAGAGAAGCAAACGAAAATGGGAATGGTTGACTACtttattgaattataattaagGTTAGTGGTTTATTTCTATAAGAATTTCTGGAAAAGAAATCATAgaacttgaattttttgtcTGTCAGAAATGTTTGATCTCAAGGGATGGtgatataattttgatattctaGTCATGAAAAGTATACTAATTCCTTCCTTGAGTCACCGACAGTGCAAAAGGAGCTTTAAATTAAGCTTTAAAAATGTCAACAccattgctttattttataacatatcCAAAGGGCAAATGTGGCCAAGACTATGACCCCAAAACCACATTcacagcaaaaaaaaaaaaaaaaaaaccctaaaaatgaaaaagaaatcagGAGATCAACTGCTTTTGTTCTCTATTGCATCCCAAATCCCCAAAAATCTTAATTCCTACTTCTGTGATTTACTATTATTAATAGTTTAATGCAGGCAGAACCTAAAAGTAATTGAACCATTTTCTATATAGTTTTTATATTACACATAGTGTTGAATCAATCAATCTACTCAATGTACtcagaaattttgaaatagaaAGGTTAACAACTCGTGAAGTTGAAGACACTAAAGTCATTGAAGATCAGAGCCATTTTCCACTTGTCAAAATACTGGCTGAAGCATCAGAGATCCTGTGGGAAGTGCACACGACCATTGCTTTTCTTTATAACTTGCTGTTTGTCTTAGAGAAGCATGCCCTCTTACTGGTTTCACACCTCTTTCTTTTCAGGTTGAAATGGTGAGGAGTACTTTAGGAGGGGGAAAAGATAGAGAAAGATATGAAGCAGATCATAGAAACATTTCGGTTTGGTAATCACACCTTAACATGACATTCTTGGTTCCCTTCCCAAACTTGGGCCTAAGCCTAAACTGCAAAAGAGCACCCTTGTCTATGCACATAACCTCCAATCGTTTATTAATCAACCAATAACCATTATTTGTTGCCATGATTAAGCACTCATGACATAATATTCATACTGCAGTTATCAGAAAGATCCCAGTTTATGCATCATATAGACGAAAAATCTATATATTCACGAAATCTTTGAATATAGTTTTGAAAGATATGATGAAACATGTACAGTGTGAGTTCTACCTTGCATACTAATTTGCATACCCTTTCTGTACAGCAATGAATAATACAGCAATAATGGGAGAAAGAAGGAATATCACATATGGGAGGGCTTGGTTCAGTGCACCTTCTGTGACTTCGGCCCCTTCCAGAGAGTTGTAGGCTTTATCTTCAATAAATGCCTCAAAATAATTCTGGTAGCCTGTGTTCTTTAGCGAGGGGTTTGAGCCTGTGACCTTCATCATTTCCATGGCCTACCATACGTgaaaattgttattatttgtAAAGATGTACAAATACGAAGCAGACAAGAATATGAGATAATGATTTTCTGATTACACATCAAGCTTACTCTGCCTAAAGCTGACCAGCAACACTTGACTTCATCACAAGAGATCCCAATATAGTGTTTCTACCTCATTTTGTTCCCAGACTATCAATTATTTAGATGATATCTAGTATACTCAAATGTCAACTAATGATGGAGAAGCACATATTCAGTTTATCTTTCATATTTTGGATATGTAACGAACAACATGAAGTTCTTTCGCTAAATGTACATCCAGCATTGGAATGTGTAGCAACCGATCAGTTCACTATCAAATACCTTGAAACTGAATGTAAACTGCCTTGCTTTCTTGCTTACTTTGGCATTTGGATGAGACTGGAGCTTCTCATACATAATCCGAGCCTCACTTGGTCTGTGAACAATTGCAACTAGCTATAATCCATCTTGTAAGCAAATTAGATGTAATATAGTAACTCTTCACATATGGTTACGAGCAGAAGAATGACAATTGCTATAAAAGATTCCAATAGTATTTCAGATGACATTTTAGATCCATATATTGTTATAAAAAACCATTAGTGTTCCAACagattaaaataattgataatgtACCTACGAAGTGAATCTTGACAGATAGACCATTGCAAAGCAGCAAATCCATGAAGTTCACTCTGCACAATCAGTAAAGAGAAATAACTACATGGAAAAGAACACCATATTACAGTTTACTGCTTTGCTGTAATGAATTTAGATTTTATTGGCATAAGTTTGATTTTCGACAACAAAAAGGCTTGATCTGGATCTAATTACAGTAAACAATAGCGACTTATGTTGTCTATCAAATCCTTGTTCATCATCGATCAAAAGAGGCAGAacagaaaatcaaatttcGTTGAGAAAAGGTTGTGAGCAACTCTAAGAAAAACTTTCCAacatgtttaaatttttgttcaaaatttaGGAAGATGCCCTATTGTATGCATGCAAGTCAAATTATTCAAGCTGTGGTTCATTCAGAAGAATTACCTGATAAGGCATCTTCTCCATTACTCTTTCATAGCAGGATAAAGCTTCCTTAAGCTTCCCAGAATCCATTAATGAGTCACCATCCTTCAATGCCTGTAGTTACAAACACCGATTCAGGAGAAGGATGGCTTGATTCAGAAATTGTGAatgaaaatttagaattatTGTTCTCAATTTCCTTTGAtgcattttcttttactttgaaCAGACCATTAACAGTAgcaagaattttaatttaagtaCCTTCTCACACTCGGATCTTAGCTTTGGGTCAACATTCAATCCAATTTTCTTCTTGTAAGCAGTAAGCAACTGCCTTGTGCGCTCATTTTTAGCAGCTTTATCTTCTTCTGATTCAAGCACTTCCCCAGGTCGAATAGTCCTTCCACCACCAAACTAACACCAAGAACCATGTCAGGTATAGTTGgattttaaaaagtttgagGGAACATGATAGGGGCATCTTGTAATTGTACAGTCATGAGAACTGAAGCTTATTGCAATTCTGAACATTTTTATTGGTTCTTTTTCCATATACATTATtacttgaaaaataaatatgcacTCCCCAGCTGCTAAGCAGCTACAGTCAAACCATTTGTTATCCAACCAAATAAACGGATTTCCTTCAGCCACACAAGAGACCATTGAAAGGCACAAGATTATCAACAAAGACACATTATTGGCTCTTCTATAAAACCCGTAATATGACAATATCATACCGTCTTGGAGATGTTGCCAGGCCTAGGAAAGACTCCCCATGTTGAGACCTTCGGCTTATAAATTTCTGAGCTATCTTCTGTAGTTTGCTTTTCCTCTGATGTTGTTGCCTCCCCAAACTTGCTGGTGTCCCCAACAATAATCTCCACATCAGGCAAATCGCCTTCTGGAAAAGGGTCTGAAACTGGAGCCAGGCCAGCTGGTAGTCCTCTGCTCTTTTTCTTATCAGCAAACTCAAGCCCTACGAAATCAATGCTTGAGATTAACAATTTTTCCTCCTTCTGAACCTTCTTCTCCGCAGTCTTGCCTAGCTGGGAGGTACCCCCACTCTCAGTGTTCTTGCCTAAAACATCAATTCCTACCAATTAGCAATTTATAACAAGACCATTTAGATTCCAGAAGATGTTCATTGGAATTTAAAATGGGAAAGCATTCcaaaattgttggatttcacAGCAATCAGTTTGGGAGAATCAGAAACGACAGATAAGGCATGCAATCACattcttaaaacaattttgGCTTCCCTCCCAGGCTATTTCTTAGACACAAATAGTACTGTGACTATATAGTGCGAATCCTCATTCTATTTTGAAATCTACCTTCTCCTAATTCTAATCAGggagggaaaaaagaaaatatagaatTCATGTTctcaccttttcttttttaaattcttagtTTTCTTGGCAACCAGAGAACAATTGTCAACAAAATcgaggaaaataaaaaactatatACTCTCTCATTAAACACAAGAATTCCAGAACATTACCTGAAGCAATTCTGCTCTCACTGGCATTGTCCACACCACCAAGAACCCCTGTATTCTCCTTGTACTCTCTTGCTTTTCGCAATGCAACCTTAACTGAAGCAGGAATTTCCTTACTTCCGTCAGTCTTTTTCCTATCTCTGCCAGAATCCTCTCCTGGGTTCGGCTCAGTTTTTGAATCTGGGTtcactttcattttcttatacgCTTTAGCCCTCTCAAAAGGAAGCTTAACAGGGTCCACAGGACCCTCTGCGGATTCAGGACTTGTTTCTTCCGAGTTTGGTTTTTGAGAGAAGGATAGTTTGAAAGGAGAGTTCTTCTGACGGTTAGAGGAAGAGAAGAAAGCAGTAGTGTTGAGAGTAGACAGCCATGAATGTTGAAGAGCAGCCATGAATGTTGAGATGAATTTGCTTAGTGGTCGTTGAAGAGTGAGTGAGCTTTTTGTCAACCGATAATTCATATATACTTTTAACTAACTTTTAAACCGAGGTAACTTCATGAAAAAGCAGTataaggatattttattattttaacattaatatttgtttgaaacaataacaaatatatataattaaaaattttattaaaaaatctaTTCattgttataaaaaaaaaaattagagccATATGTAATAATATATAGACAACatttactaaaatttaaactctAAAGAGATAGAGTTACCGAAGGAATGGAGGCCTTGGCTTGGGGTATATATCTTGTTCACTTGAAGGAATGGAGGCTGTTACCGAATGAGGCTGCAATAATAAATACATTGCATTATAAAGACAttcatgataaaaataaaaaatcaaagatcTTGTTGAGAAGAATTGAGGTCTTTACGCGGGTGTCTCATCTCTAAGAGCCTGTttagtctaattttttttaatttaaaagttattataaaaattttataaaaaataataatttttaaaattagactaaatctgtttggtaaatttacttttataagttttttttttataaataagttatttggtaaaataatttatataagttttaattttgattaacatTACCATAAgagtatttaataaataattttctattaatcACAAATTCCTTtgttcataataaaaaaaagttaattttattttttcatgtataaaagtataaaaagtatttttatataacataaaatttataattaataataaatcatataaatttgaaaacaaataatgttgaaattattttaatagataaggatatttttgaaataaaaaaaaatttcttaaaaaagagacatatttaaaaaaaaagaaaagggaaagcTCTCctctaaaactttttttaaattttattttttaaaagaactattgatttttttaaaaaaatgttctaaattttcatttgactTTGACTTTTACTTTTACGAGTGCCAGCCGCAAAAATGAATGCCATCAACTAGGGCGCTATTGGCCACTAACCACTCGCTCGCCAGCTGCTCAAGCTCCGCGTTTCAAGTTCGTTATCCTAACCGTCCCGATCCCTTTTTCTATCTTATCTACTGCTCCTTGGCTCCCTACAGCTCCAGCCCTCTCTAGAATAGCTCGCACCTCGGGTGGTGCTACTGAGCCAGAGTGGGCTCAGTAGTCGGCCTATGGTTCCGGGCGCACGCTTAAAGGCATGATTAGTTCCACAAATTTCACTGCACTGGCCATAGTCAACTCCTTCTCGTTGTATGGAAATAGAGATCTGATTTAAACGACCAAGTACAACATCACATTTGAGACTTGAGATGTTAATAATAAATAGATGAGTTTTGGCTAGTACAACCACTCTGTTGTCCATTTCTAATAAACGTGATTGATCCAATTCTATATCATCTTCTGAAATTTTATAACATGAGTGATTGTCCATCGGAACTTTAATAGTATGAATATCCGATACCATTAATGTCCAATAGTTTTGATAGTAATGGTTGGATCTACTACTGCCTTGTCCATTGAGTATAAGAGAGCAAATGATGGTATAGCAATGAACATCGGGATGATACTAGAAAATATGGTCTGAAGAATCTCGATAGTAGTTCCATGAACAATCTTTTGCACAGTTGGATTTTTGTGATAGTGGAAATGCCATAAAGCACAAACCAAGATTCGTAAcacaaaaaccaaaattagaatgaggaagaaaaagatatcgTGATGTAAATCTATTATTCCTTGCATCATAAGTGTTGTTGCGTCTTGAAATCCTAATTGCCATGGTTCTGCTGCATCACAAGGAGTAATTGTGAGGAATAACCATTCTAGAACAATCATTTGCTTTGTTTCAGGAATCAATGGAAGAACGGAAAATTGCTTAAGTGGATGATCGGGCATGGGAGCGGGCACTGGTAAGATCTCCAAGTTAGGAGCCGGTTGAGGCGGATTAACAATTGGCACGAAAAGCGGCACCACACTATTAAATGCATAAAGTGCAAGAACAAATGATCTTACAATTGTGAAACCTAGAGTTAGACCATGAAAAAATGTTTCCATAATTCCCTTCATTCTTTGACTGCTCTGCTCCCcccaaaaaaaagagagactGATTCTGACTATCCCAATTCATGAAATCACTGGTTGAGTTGGTCTAACCAAGAAAGACATGGGAAGTTTTGGGCGTAAAAGTTACTGTCTTCTCTTATGAGATTTCTAGTTGGATGGAAACTACGCTCCGATATGAAGCCCCCCTTACAATTCAAAAGTTTAGAAAGgcccttcttttttttagaatATAGGAGGGGGATCTGACTTCTTAGAAGGGGAAGGGCCTACCTAGATCGGGTCTTGATAATTGAAGAGAGAATAGAAGAAAGAGACATAAGAGtacacaaaagaaaaaagggagagTCTTGACAGACATGGTTCAAGGTGACAGGATAAAGCTAATCTAAACGATGAGAATAAAATCATTTGAGCTTTTGTCCCTGTACattgagagaaaagaagatttGGCGTGTGAAAGGATTGATGAAAACTTTTACCGCTTCGCTAGTGAGCTACCCACCAAGCCTTTAGTCCTAGACGAGAATAAAGCTAATCTAAACGATGAGGCTCTAGGAGCCCATCGGAGCAGGAAGAAAAGAGGCAACACGTGATGGAGAAAGGAGCTTCTTCGCTTGACCCTTAACTACCGCTAACACCCCTTGTGCTATACCTGACTAACTAAGATATAAGAAGGATGGAACCTAGAAAATGTACATTGATATTCGAACcatcaagaaaataaaaagaaagattgcCGCTTGGACAACATGGAGAAAATCTTGGCTGATGTTAGTCTCTTTTCGTTTATTGAATTGGGAAGGGCTTACCACCAGATCCCGAGACAGGAGATGATTTACTGCTTCAAAGATGCGAGAGGGCTTATGGGAATGGCTCGAGATGACTTTATGGTTGGCAAAACCCACAAAGAAAAGAGGATGATGAAGAGGACAGGACCTAGAGCATCCTCCTTCTGTGCATGAGATTATTATAAGAATTCCCgtattatttttctaatagAAGTGAGCATACCAAGAACCTCTCTTCCTCATCCATTATAGGTTAATGACCAGTCAACAGATTTCATATTTATCAATTAGAGTAAGCTCCTATTGACTTACAAAAGTAGATAGGGAGAGAAAGCCCAAAATAGATTTGGATTCCACTTAAGATTGTGAAATCACCCTTATTGGCATCGATTTACTTTCTTTGTGAGCAATTAGCAGGGAAACTTTAGGCAACTTTCCTTGATATtattatggttttaaatttaagtgcagccataaaaagaagaagagaagataTAAAAGAAACTAGGCTCTTAGCAGCCAATGAATTGGCATCTGGCTTGACTGTTGGAATTTCCTTGGCTGCcattgtttattaatttaattaaagtaGCTTTCTCCCATGAACTAAagtacttaaaaaaaaaaaaggagaaaaatcgATAGTTTAAATAATATCCCAACTAGAAGAGGATATAGGAGCTACTAGGGAATTAGGGAGTAGGTTGTTATAGAATCCAATCTAGTCTTTGCCTTTGGGCATTAGGAGTAAGGCCTGGCCTAGGGAAAGGCTTCTTTCTCGCTACTATAGAACGATTGATTGCTTGCAGTAAAAGGAGAATATCCCATGCAATTACCTTTCCAGGGGGGAGTGATTCCCATGAGTTTGGTGTTTCTTCTTTCCTTACTGATTTTTGCGCTAGCGTAATTAAATAAGCAGTTGAACTGTTGAATCAAAAATCAACGATCTTGTTGAATTATTGAATTACtatatcaaaaataaaaaatcatctATTCATGAATCAAAAGCTTTCACCATGGCCTGTAAATGaatcaaaaagaagaaaaaaaaactagccGTACAACTTTCACCAAGAACTGGCCTGCTAACCCAATGaatcaaaaagaagaaaaaaaaactgacCACACTCCTTAAAGAGGAATCAAGTTTTCACCAAGAATTGTCTTGTGAATCCTGCTAATTAAGAAGTGTGGGAATCATGTGAATCCTGCTAACCTGCGAAGTGCGGGAATCATAGTctagaaagaaagaatggcCTGAGAATCCTGCTAACTTGAGAAGCATGGGAAGAAAAGCTACCAAGAATTGGCtctagaaagaaagaagaagaaggcaaagaaagaagaagaaggcatAAGAGAAGAAAGCATAggaatgaaggaaaaaaaaaaaagagtaaggagaggagaagaaagcataggaatgaaggaaaaagaaagagtaagTAGAGGAGAAGAAGGCTTAGGAATAAGAGAGGCGCACTCAGAAAGTACCTTTAACCCCATAACCTCCTAAGAGAGATTTTAGAATGAGATAAACAATTATGTAAAATAACATTCTCACAATCTCTTTTGGGATCCAGCTCGCCTAGTCGACTCTGTGGAAGTGATTCACGGGCCTAAGCCCGATTTCGCTGGCATCCTCTTCCGGAAGATTATTACTACCAACACTGCTTTCTATTGGAGCAGAACCGAACCATGAAAGCAAGGAGAACAAAGAAAGCGAGAAATAACCAAGAAAGGTGCCTTGCCAAGGTTGAGAAACCGTGAAAAAAGGGTGTGGTGGTGGTGGAATCAGGAAAGGATGTTGGAAATCAAATGGCACAGAAGAAGAACAATTGGATGGGAAGCAGAACCAGGAAAGCAAGGAGAACCAAGAAAGGTGCCTTGCCAAGGTTGAGAAATCGTGAAGAAAGGGTGTTGGGGTAGTGGAATCAAAAAAGGATGTTGGAATTCAAATGGTACAGAAGAAGAACAGTTGGATGGGAAGCGAGGGTAATATTTATAGTATTTGTTGTTGGCGGGAAAGTAAGTCTTAAACAAGCTAGAAAACAGCTTCCTAGACTTATTTAAATACCTTCTCACACTCAGATCTTAGCTTTGGGTCAATATTCAATCCAATTTTCTTTCTGTAAGCAGCAAGCAATTGACTTATGCGCTATTTTTAGCAACTTTACCTTGTTTCGTTTCAAGCACTCGAATAGTCCTTCCACCACCAAACTAACACCAAGAAACCATGTCAGGTATATCTATAGAGCAGTTTGAACATGAAAGAGGCATCCTGTAATTCTACAATCATGAGAACTGAAGCTTATTGCAGTTTTGAACATTTTCCTTGGTTCTTTTCCCAGTTACTTCATTacttgaaaattgaaaatgcatTTCCGAGCTGCTAGATAGGGTCTCAAACAATTGTTAAAGTGGGTCACCTTGGCTCACTCATTGCATACATAGAAGCAGGTAAATCTCTGCTGTTCTGAGTACAGTATGGAAATCAGTGACTAGTATGCAGTACAAAACATGTTTCAGGCTTTCAGATGCATTATGAATCCCAGAGCCAATCTTGGAAAGGAATTTTATAGATTTAGGTACTTGCCAAGTCATTAACTTAACTTAGTCTACTGCAGCAATGGTTGAAGGATAAGAAAGAAATACTCTACTGCAGCAATGGTTGAAGGATAAGAAAGAAATACAATCTCcaagaaatttaaatgaaaatgaagataaaataAGGACAGAAATAAAGTTGCTGTACGAAGCAACTATTAACAAACGAGACAAGGAATttaaagaagaacaaaaattgTTCTGATGAAAGGCACATTTTATTCACATGAGACACCCTTATTTATACACAAAAAAAGTAGTTACACgcataacacttgtcaagacatGGATTCAAGTGTTAAGACATGGATTATAAGTGTTAAAGGAAGTTTAAAAACAGTTTACATGTAATAACTACAAGTAACTGCATGTcttaattcaaataatcaGCA
Proteins encoded in this region:
- the LOC18585756 gene encoding uncharacterized protein LOC18585756 isoform X2, encoding MAALQHSWLSTLNTTAFFSSSNRQKNSPFKLSFSQKPNSEETSPESAEGPVDPVKLPFERAKAYKKMKVNPDSKTEPNPGEDSGRDRKKTDGSKEIPASVKVALRKAREYKENTGVLGGVDNASESRIASGKNTESGGTSQLGKTAEKKVQKEEKLLISSIDFVGLEFADKKKSRGLPAGLAPVSDPFPEGDLPDVEIIVGDTSKFGEATTSEEKQTTEDSSEIYKPKVSTWGVFPRPGNISKTFGGGRTIRPGEVLESEEDKAAKNERTRQLLTAYKKKIGLNVDPKLRSECEKALKDGDSLMDSGKLKEALSCYERVMEKMPYQSELHGFAALQWSICQDSLRRPSEARIMYEKLQSHPNAKVSKKARQFTFSFKAMEMMKVTGSNPSLKNTGYQNYFEAFIEDKAYNSLEGAEVTEGALNQALPYVIFLLSPIIAVLFIAVQKGYAN
- the LOC18585756 gene encoding uncharacterized protein LOC18585756 isoform X1 → MAALQHSWLSTLNTTAFFSSSNRQKNSPFKLSFSQKPNSEETSPESAEGPVDPVKLPFERAKAYKKMKVNPDSKTEPNPGEDSGRDRKKTDGSKEIPASVKVALRKAREYKENTGVLGGVDNASESRIASGIDVLGKNTESGGTSQLGKTAEKKVQKEEKLLISSIDFVGLEFADKKKSRGLPAGLAPVSDPFPEGDLPDVEIIVGDTSKFGEATTSEEKQTTEDSSEIYKPKVSTWGVFPRPGNISKTFGGGRTIRPGEVLESEEDKAAKNERTRQLLTAYKKKIGLNVDPKLRSECEKALKDGDSLMDSGKLKEALSCYERVMEKMPYQSELHGFAALQWSICQDSLRRPSEARIMYEKLQSHPNAKVSKKARQFTFSFKAMEMMKVTGSNPSLKNTGYQNYFEAFIEDKAYNSLEGAEVTEGALNQALPYVIFLLSPIIAVLFIAVQKGYAN